Proteins encoded by one window of Shewanella avicenniae:
- a CDS encoding ABC transporter permease subunit: protein MGRTKLYLDDEIPSHSKRVWRLFAARPQALAGLWAVALLIVLAIFGDVIAPYTAEYQDQSALLMPPSWSNQGDVSHFLGTDDLGRDIFSRLLHGTQYTFGVAFFVVITALTVGVIIGSISGMMRGLKSSILGHLLDALLSIPSLLMAILVVAVTGPGLENVFWAVGISLTPQFVRSIHQTVHDELQKEYVKAASLDGANPLQIFWYVIMPNVWETVIIQTTLAMSAAILDIAALGFLNLGAQAPMPEWGAMVMQGLDNFLTSPWTVTIPGVTILLSVLAVNLVGDGLRAALAPTRN, encoded by the coding sequence ATGGGACGAACTAAACTCTACCTTGATGATGAGATCCCATCTCATAGCAAACGGGTTTGGCGCTTGTTTGCCGCGAGGCCACAAGCATTGGCTGGGCTTTGGGCCGTGGCATTATTGATTGTATTGGCCATTTTTGGTGATGTTATTGCGCCGTACACGGCTGAATATCAAGACCAATCGGCACTGTTGATGCCGCCATCTTGGAGTAATCAAGGCGATGTAAGCCACTTTTTAGGAACGGATGACTTAGGCCGAGATATCTTTAGTCGCTTACTGCATGGAACACAATACACTTTCGGTGTGGCTTTTTTTGTGGTCATCACGGCGCTAACGGTCGGAGTCATTATCGGCTCGATTTCCGGGATGATGCGCGGCCTCAAATCAAGCATTTTAGGGCATTTATTGGATGCTTTGTTATCTATCCCGTCGCTGTTAATGGCTATATTAGTGGTTGCAGTGACTGGCCCGGGGCTGGAAAACGTGTTTTGGGCGGTCGGTATCTCGCTCACGCCGCAATTTGTCCGTTCAATCCACCAAACCGTGCATGATGAATTACAAAAAGAGTACGTAAAAGCAGCCAGTTTAGACGGTGCCAATCCATTACAGATTTTCTGGTATGTCATCATGCCAAACGTGTGGGAAACGGTGATTATTCAAACCACGCTGGCCATGTCGGCGGCAATCCTTGATATCGCAGCCCTCGGCTTCCTCAATTTAGGTGCGCAAGCGCCGATGCCAGAATGGGGAGCAATGGTCATGCAAGGTTTGGATAACTTTTTAACATCGCCTTGGACGGTGACAATTCCCGGTGTGACAATCCTGCTCAGTGTGTTAGCTGTCAACCTAGTGGGTGATGGACTGCGCGCAGCGTTAGCACCGACGAGAAACTAA
- a CDS encoding ABC transporter permease: MGRYLLRRLNLFVATSLVLIAILFAATHLFPADLHYTLSGIAQPSNAQLQQVERDFALRHNIVQQFLAYTGERLSGNFGISTTSQRAVSGELLGVLPASFELAFVSGLLALVAGVPLGVISALSRKKFLQKMIMGATLTGYSIPVFWLGLLLSLWFGVELGWLPISGQINLLYQIPKVTGFMLFDTLLYDGPYRWSAFVDTLMHIVLPACTLAVLPFTVVVRITRSAMISVMSQTYIRAAEARGLSNASIVIKHALPNALVPLLKHLGLMLGPFASYAIVVEVIFSWPGVGAWLVSGIYQRDYTVIQAGIFAVALVIIFFSIFIEVLHTAANPLSRKDMYGTN, translated from the coding sequence ATGGGCCGTTACCTACTCAGGCGCTTAAATCTATTCGTGGCGACCTCATTGGTGCTGATTGCCATTCTCTTTGCCGCCACCCACCTGTTTCCTGCAGATTTGCACTACACCCTGAGTGGTATTGCGCAGCCATCCAATGCACAACTGCAGCAAGTAGAGCGTGACTTTGCCCTGCGCCACAATATTGTGCAGCAATTTTTGGCCTATACCGGTGAGCGACTTAGTGGCAATTTTGGTATTTCAACGACCTCTCAACGCGCAGTGAGCGGTGAATTACTTGGCGTACTGCCCGCCTCATTTGAATTAGCCTTTGTGTCAGGACTGCTGGCATTGGTGGCGGGCGTGCCATTAGGGGTAATTTCAGCGCTTAGCCGTAAGAAATTTCTGCAAAAAATGATCATGGGCGCCACACTTACCGGCTATTCCATTCCGGTATTTTGGTTAGGTTTGTTACTGTCGCTGTGGTTTGGGGTTGAATTAGGCTGGCTGCCGATTTCTGGGCAAATCAATCTGCTGTACCAAATTCCTAAAGTGACCGGTTTTATGCTGTTCGACACACTACTTTATGATGGCCCTTATCGCTGGTCAGCGTTTGTCGATACCCTGATGCATATTGTGTTACCTGCCTGCACACTTGCTGTTCTTCCCTTTACCGTGGTCGTACGAATTACCCGTTCTGCAATGATCAGCGTAATGAGCCAGACCTATATTCGCGCCGCAGAAGCACGTGGTTTATCCAATGCCAGCATCGTTATCAAACATGCGCTACCCAATGCCTTAGTGCCGCTACTGAAACACTTAGGCTTAATGCTCGGCCCCTTTGCCAGTTACGCCATTGTGGTTGAAGTAATTTTTTCGTGGCCAGGGGTAGGCGCGTGGTTAGTATCAGGGATCTACCAACGCGATTACACCGTCATTCAAGCGGGAATCTTCGCTGTAGCCTTAGTCATCATCTTCTTTAGCATTTTTATTGAAGTGCTCCATACCGCCGCTAATCCATTGAGTAGAAAGGATATGTATGGGACGAACTAA
- the sapA gene encoding ABC transporter substrate-binding protein SapA, with amino-acid sequence MLCLSGCDQKQVPDGLVYCSEGNPESFNPQVVTSGTTIDATSHQIYNRLVDDDPISNTFLPALATNWQVSEDGLRYEFSLRQDVAFHTTPFFKPTRNMNADDVVFSFDRIVNNENPFHKTALRGFPYFESIGFSKLIKAITKVDDYSVRFELNYPDASFLSNLATDFAVILSQQYAEQLQQQGKPKLLDIQAVGTGPYRLVEYVKNEYIRYLRNPHYWGQKPKIEQLVFDITPRSTVRLSKLIVGDCSISALPKAGELPVARTHDALEVDSRPGMNVAYWALNTKKPPFDDIRVRQALAHAIDKRSLLNAVYHDTAVMASGILPPASWAYPNDIDEISYDPEKAKQLLASAGVKQLKLDIWAMPVARSYNPNPQKTAELLQADLSAIGVKVNIISYDWSVFTQRLGSSDYDSVIIGWSADNSDPDNFFTPLLSCGSIASHNNWAQWCDRSFDDLITHAKQLTDTTARKALYVEAEKMISQQVPLIPLAYAQRMVLKRKDAPVVTLMPFGGISFGDAQQINSTGGQH; translated from the coding sequence TTGCTCTGTCTAAGCGGTTGCGACCAAAAACAAGTACCAGATGGGCTTGTCTATTGTTCAGAAGGCAATCCTGAGAGCTTTAATCCGCAAGTGGTGACGTCCGGGACCACAATCGATGCTACCTCACATCAGATTTATAACCGCCTTGTTGACGATGACCCGATTAGCAATACGTTTTTGCCAGCATTAGCAACTAACTGGCAGGTCAGCGAAGATGGTTTGCGTTATGAGTTTTCACTTAGACAGGATGTGGCGTTTCATACCACACCGTTTTTTAAGCCAACTCGAAACATGAATGCCGATGATGTGGTGTTTTCTTTTGACCGCATTGTGAATAATGAAAATCCATTTCACAAGACCGCGTTACGCGGTTTTCCTTACTTTGAAAGTATTGGCTTTTCTAAGCTGATCAAAGCGATTACCAAAGTAGATGACTACAGCGTCAGGTTTGAATTGAATTACCCTGATGCCTCGTTTCTTTCCAATCTTGCTACCGATTTTGCGGTGATTCTGTCGCAGCAATATGCGGAACAGTTGCAGCAGCAAGGTAAGCCTAAACTACTTGATATTCAGGCTGTTGGCACTGGACCTTATCGCCTTGTGGAATACGTCAAAAATGAATATATCCGCTATCTGCGTAATCCTCACTACTGGGGGCAAAAACCAAAGATCGAGCAGCTTGTGTTTGATATAACCCCGCGTAGTACCGTGCGTTTATCCAAGTTGATCGTAGGAGATTGCAGTATTTCGGCGCTGCCCAAGGCCGGTGAGTTGCCAGTGGCGCGCACCCATGACGCGCTTGAAGTAGATAGTCGTCCTGGAATGAACGTCGCTTATTGGGCATTAAATACTAAAAAACCACCTTTTGATGATATTCGCGTCCGTCAAGCTCTAGCACACGCCATCGACAAACGCAGTCTGCTTAACGCTGTTTATCACGACACGGCCGTCATGGCCTCAGGTATTTTGCCTCCGGCTTCTTGGGCATACCCTAACGATATTGATGAAATCAGTTACGATCCTGAAAAAGCGAAACAACTTCTTGCCAGTGCTGGTGTTAAGCAGCTAAAGCTTGATATTTGGGCGATGCCTGTCGCGCGGAGCTATAACCCTAATCCGCAAAAAACCGCCGAACTGCTGCAAGCAGATCTAAGCGCCATTGGGGTAAAGGTGAATATTATCAGCTACGACTGGAGTGTCTTTACCCAACGCTTAGGCAGTAGCGACTATGATTCAGTGATTATCGGTTGGAGCGCCGATAACAGCGACCCAGATAACTTCTTTACCCCTCTGCTAAGCTGCGGTTCGATTGCTTCTCATAATAATTGGGCGCAATGGTGTGATCGCAGTTTTGATGATTTGATTACACATGCTAAACAGCTGACAGATACCACAGCGCGCAAGGCACTCTATGTTGAAGCTGAAAAGATGATTAGCCAGCAGGTCCCTTTGATTCCGCTGGCATACGCACAACGTATGGTGTTGAAACGAAAAGACGCACCTGTGGTGACCTTGATGCCGTTTGGCGGTATCTCATTCGGAGACGCTCAACAAATCAACAGCACCGGAGGCCAGCACTAA